A region of Micropterus dolomieu isolate WLL.071019.BEF.003 ecotype Adirondacks linkage group LG01, ASM2129224v1, whole genome shotgun sequence DNA encodes the following proteins:
- the LOC123974868 gene encoding male-specific lethal 3 homolog isoform X2, whose amino-acid sequence MNSRGLKYQFHKGERVLCFEPDPTKAKVLYDAKVIDVLIGTDEHGRRIPKYLIHFSGWNRSWDRWAAEDHVLRDTEENRKLQHKLARKALGRMKRKAWAKRRRRQSGTKSSLKTLPKEDDSDDACLISSSESSDGDDSDPDSSNSGDSTFSEDINKMRVEPDVNVKRECEEKVVHVDINIPDALKKKLEDDCFYINKRKKLVMVPCQTNVVHILESYVKHFAINKAFMANERYRRQQNTTQNSSPQPVPPEKSEELCKEMVDGLRITFDFTLPMILLYPCEQAQFKKVSSSRLFLAINESSPCSSNTQRERSPSPLGHNPPTPQSTDSQPALSDTSATTPTAPAPIPKRRRHPDMDCISYQSQSLRRSTRNTSGGDRPAEGSSGGGGSATASPQLKRRLVDTSSQPKFFLNLDRKTPVHSGSSSPLPLTPSKERSGPFYGLESRRNNELNEVLSWKLTPDNYPLNDQPPPPSYLYGAQHLLRLFVKLPEILGKMQIPERNLRALVKHLELFLRFLAEFHEDFFPESAYVSASEAHYSMKQPRPIY is encoded by the exons ATGAATTCGCGGGGACTTAAATATCAATTTCACAAAGGAGAAAGAGTCCTGTGCTTTGAACCTGACCCTACCAAGGCTAAAGTGTTGTATGACGCTAAG GTCATTGATGTCTTGATAGGTACAGACGAACATGGAAGAAGAATCCCAAAGTACCTGATTCACTTCAGTGGTTGGAACAGAAG CTGGGATCGTTGGGCTGCAGAGGATCATGTCCTAAGGGACACTGAAGAAAATCGTAAATTGCAACATAAACTGGCTCGCAAAGCTCTAGGTCGCAT GAAGAGAAAGGCATGGGCGAAGAGGCGTCGTCGTCAGTCTGGTACTAAATCTTCTTTGAAGACTCTCCCTAAGGAGGACGACAGTGATGACGCAT GTTTGATTTCGTCTTCAGAGAGCAGTGACGGGGACGATTCTGACCCTGACTCTTCAAATAGTGGGGACAGCACCTTCTCTGAGGACATCAACAAAATG AGGGTTGAGCCAGACGTCAATGTGAAGAGGGAATGTGAGGAGAAGGTCGTCCATGTGGACATCAACATCCCCGATGCTCTGAAGAAGAAACTCGAGGACGACTGCTTTTACATCAACAAGAGGAAGAAG CTGGTGATGGTTCCCTGCCAGACGAATGTCGTGCACATCCTTGAGTCCTACGTCAAGCACTTTGCCATCAACAAAGCGTTCATGGCCAACGAGCGGTACCGGCGTCAACAGAACACCACACAGAACAGCAGTCCACAGCCAGTCCCTCCAGAGAAGAG cgAGGAGTTGTGTAAGGAGATGGTCGATGGCCTGAGGATCACATTTGACTTCACCTTACCCATGATCCTCCTCTACCCCTGTGAACAAGCTCAGTTCAAAAAGgtcagctcctccaggctcttCCTGGCCATCAATGAAAGCTCCCCTTGCTCCAGCAA CACCCAACGAGAGCGCAGCCCAAGCCCGTTGGGGCACAACCCACCAACCCCCCAGTCCACAGACAGCCAACCAGCACTGAGCGACACTTCTGCCACGACGCCTACTGCCCCAGCCCCAATCCCGAAGCGCAGGCGTCACCCTGACATGGACTGTATCTCATACCAGTCCCAGTCACTCAGACGCTCCACCAGGAACACGTCTGGAGGTGACCGGCCAGCTGAAGGAAGCAGTGGAG GTGGAGGCAGTGCCACAGCGTCCCCGCAGCTCAAACGCCGCTTAGTCGACACCTCATCCCAGCCAAAGTTCTTCCTCAACCTGGACAGAA AAACCCCAGTGCACAGTGGCTCGTCTTCCCCGTTGCCCTTGACGCCGAGCAAAGAGCGAAGTGGGCCTTTCTATGGCCTGGAGAGCCGGAGAAACAATGAGCTTAATGAG GTCCTAAGTTGGAAGCTAACTCCTGATAACTATCCTCTGAATGACCAGCCTCCTCCGCCCTCCTACCTGTACGGAGCACAGCACCTCCTGCGGCTTTTTG TGAAGCTTCCTGAGATCCTGGGCAAGATGCAGATCCCTGAGAGGAACCTCCGAGCCCTAGTCAAGCATTTGGAACTCTTTCTCAG
- the LOC123974868 gene encoding male-specific lethal 3 homolog isoform X1 produces the protein MNSRGLKYQFHKGERVLCFEPDPTKAKVLYDAKVIDVLIGTDEHGRRIPKYLIHFSGWNRSWDRWAAEDHVLRDTEENRKLQHKLARKALGRMKRKAWAKRRRRQSGTKSSLKTLPKEDDSDDACLISSSESSDGDDSDPDSSNSGDSTFSEDINKMRVEPDVNVKRECEEKVVHVDINIPDALKKKLEDDCFYINKRKKLVMVPCQTNVVHILESYVKHFAINKAFMANERYRRQQNTTQNSSPQPVPPEKSEELCKEMVDGLRITFDFTLPMILLYPCEQAQFKKVSSSRLFLAINESSPCSSNTQRERSPSPLGHNPPTPQSTDSQPALSDTSATTPTAPAPIPKRRRHPDMDCISYQSQSLRRSTRNTSGGDRPAEGSSGGGGSATASPQLKRRLVDTSSQPKFFLNLDRKTPVHSGSSSPLPLTPSKERSGPFYGLESRRNNELNEVLSWKLTPDNYPLNDQPPPPSYLYGAQHLLRLFVKLPEILGKMQIPERNLRALVKHLELFLSMKSRRTTEQVRERLQKANKWKEDMDWTKGRSGDGWSCLARS, from the exons ATGAATTCGCGGGGACTTAAATATCAATTTCACAAAGGAGAAAGAGTCCTGTGCTTTGAACCTGACCCTACCAAGGCTAAAGTGTTGTATGACGCTAAG GTCATTGATGTCTTGATAGGTACAGACGAACATGGAAGAAGAATCCCAAAGTACCTGATTCACTTCAGTGGTTGGAACAGAAG CTGGGATCGTTGGGCTGCAGAGGATCATGTCCTAAGGGACACTGAAGAAAATCGTAAATTGCAACATAAACTGGCTCGCAAAGCTCTAGGTCGCAT GAAGAGAAAGGCATGGGCGAAGAGGCGTCGTCGTCAGTCTGGTACTAAATCTTCTTTGAAGACTCTCCCTAAGGAGGACGACAGTGATGACGCAT GTTTGATTTCGTCTTCAGAGAGCAGTGACGGGGACGATTCTGACCCTGACTCTTCAAATAGTGGGGACAGCACCTTCTCTGAGGACATCAACAAAATG AGGGTTGAGCCAGACGTCAATGTGAAGAGGGAATGTGAGGAGAAGGTCGTCCATGTGGACATCAACATCCCCGATGCTCTGAAGAAGAAACTCGAGGACGACTGCTTTTACATCAACAAGAGGAAGAAG CTGGTGATGGTTCCCTGCCAGACGAATGTCGTGCACATCCTTGAGTCCTACGTCAAGCACTTTGCCATCAACAAAGCGTTCATGGCCAACGAGCGGTACCGGCGTCAACAGAACACCACACAGAACAGCAGTCCACAGCCAGTCCCTCCAGAGAAGAG cgAGGAGTTGTGTAAGGAGATGGTCGATGGCCTGAGGATCACATTTGACTTCACCTTACCCATGATCCTCCTCTACCCCTGTGAACAAGCTCAGTTCAAAAAGgtcagctcctccaggctcttCCTGGCCATCAATGAAAGCTCCCCTTGCTCCAGCAA CACCCAACGAGAGCGCAGCCCAAGCCCGTTGGGGCACAACCCACCAACCCCCCAGTCCACAGACAGCCAACCAGCACTGAGCGACACTTCTGCCACGACGCCTACTGCCCCAGCCCCAATCCCGAAGCGCAGGCGTCACCCTGACATGGACTGTATCTCATACCAGTCCCAGTCACTCAGACGCTCCACCAGGAACACGTCTGGAGGTGACCGGCCAGCTGAAGGAAGCAGTGGAG GTGGAGGCAGTGCCACAGCGTCCCCGCAGCTCAAACGCCGCTTAGTCGACACCTCATCCCAGCCAAAGTTCTTCCTCAACCTGGACAGAA AAACCCCAGTGCACAGTGGCTCGTCTTCCCCGTTGCCCTTGACGCCGAGCAAAGAGCGAAGTGGGCCTTTCTATGGCCTGGAGAGCCGGAGAAACAATGAGCTTAATGAG GTCCTAAGTTGGAAGCTAACTCCTGATAACTATCCTCTGAATGACCAGCCTCCTCCGCCCTCCTACCTGTACGGAGCACAGCACCTCCTGCGGCTTTTTG TGAAGCTTCCTGAGATCCTGGGCAAGATGCAGATCCCTGAGAGGAACCTCCGAGCCCTAGTCAAGCATTTGGAACTCTTTCTCAG
- the LOC123974868 gene encoding male-specific lethal 3 homolog isoform X3 has protein sequence MNSRGLKYQFHKGERVLCFEPDPTKAKVLYDAKVIDVLIGTDEHGRRIPKYLIHFSGWNRSWDRWAAEDHVLRDTEENRKLQHKLARKALGRMKRKAWAKRRRRQSGTKSSLKTLPKEDDSDDACLISSSESSDGDDSDPDSSNSGDSTFSEDINKMRVEPDVNVKRECEEKVVHVDINIPDALKKKLEDDCFYINKRKKLVMVPCQTNVVHILESYVKHFAINKAFMANERYRRQQNTTQNSSPQPVPPEKSEELCKEMVDGLRITFDFTLPMILLYPCEQAQFKKVSSSRLFLAINESSPCSSNTQRERSPSPLGHNPPTPQSTDSQPALSDTSATTPTAPAPIPKRRRHPDMDCISYQSQSLRRSTRNTSGGDRPAEGSSGGGGSATASPQLKRRLVDTSSQPKFFLNLDRKTPVHSGSSSPLPLTPSKERSGPFYGLESRRNNELNEVLSWKLTPDNYPLNDQPPPPSYLYGAQHLLRLFVKLPEILGKMQIPERNLRALVKHLELFLRYFTGGQHQACQGCSDPRGGEDGGVTDQDHN, from the exons ATGAATTCGCGGGGACTTAAATATCAATTTCACAAAGGAGAAAGAGTCCTGTGCTTTGAACCTGACCCTACCAAGGCTAAAGTGTTGTATGACGCTAAG GTCATTGATGTCTTGATAGGTACAGACGAACATGGAAGAAGAATCCCAAAGTACCTGATTCACTTCAGTGGTTGGAACAGAAG CTGGGATCGTTGGGCTGCAGAGGATCATGTCCTAAGGGACACTGAAGAAAATCGTAAATTGCAACATAAACTGGCTCGCAAAGCTCTAGGTCGCAT GAAGAGAAAGGCATGGGCGAAGAGGCGTCGTCGTCAGTCTGGTACTAAATCTTCTTTGAAGACTCTCCCTAAGGAGGACGACAGTGATGACGCAT GTTTGATTTCGTCTTCAGAGAGCAGTGACGGGGACGATTCTGACCCTGACTCTTCAAATAGTGGGGACAGCACCTTCTCTGAGGACATCAACAAAATG AGGGTTGAGCCAGACGTCAATGTGAAGAGGGAATGTGAGGAGAAGGTCGTCCATGTGGACATCAACATCCCCGATGCTCTGAAGAAGAAACTCGAGGACGACTGCTTTTACATCAACAAGAGGAAGAAG CTGGTGATGGTTCCCTGCCAGACGAATGTCGTGCACATCCTTGAGTCCTACGTCAAGCACTTTGCCATCAACAAAGCGTTCATGGCCAACGAGCGGTACCGGCGTCAACAGAACACCACACAGAACAGCAGTCCACAGCCAGTCCCTCCAGAGAAGAG cgAGGAGTTGTGTAAGGAGATGGTCGATGGCCTGAGGATCACATTTGACTTCACCTTACCCATGATCCTCCTCTACCCCTGTGAACAAGCTCAGTTCAAAAAGgtcagctcctccaggctcttCCTGGCCATCAATGAAAGCTCCCCTTGCTCCAGCAA CACCCAACGAGAGCGCAGCCCAAGCCCGTTGGGGCACAACCCACCAACCCCCCAGTCCACAGACAGCCAACCAGCACTGAGCGACACTTCTGCCACGACGCCTACTGCCCCAGCCCCAATCCCGAAGCGCAGGCGTCACCCTGACATGGACTGTATCTCATACCAGTCCCAGTCACTCAGACGCTCCACCAGGAACACGTCTGGAGGTGACCGGCCAGCTGAAGGAAGCAGTGGAG GTGGAGGCAGTGCCACAGCGTCCCCGCAGCTCAAACGCCGCTTAGTCGACACCTCATCCCAGCCAAAGTTCTTCCTCAACCTGGACAGAA AAACCCCAGTGCACAGTGGCTCGTCTTCCCCGTTGCCCTTGACGCCGAGCAAAGAGCGAAGTGGGCCTTTCTATGGCCTGGAGAGCCGGAGAAACAATGAGCTTAATGAG GTCCTAAGTTGGAAGCTAACTCCTGATAACTATCCTCTGAATGACCAGCCTCCTCCGCCCTCCTACCTGTACGGAGCACAGCACCTCCTGCGGCTTTTTG TGAAGCTTCCTGAGATCCTGGGCAAGATGCAGATCCCTGAGAGGAACCTCCGAGCCCTAGTCAAGCATTTGGAACTCTTTCTCAG
- the LOC123974868 gene encoding male-specific lethal 3 homolog isoform X4: protein MNSRGLKYQFHKGERVLCFEPDPTKAKVLYDAKVIDVLIGTDEHGRRIPKYLIHFSGWNRSWDRWAAEDHVLRDTEENRKLQHKLARKALGRMKRKAWAKRRRRQSGTKSSLKTLPKEDDSDDACLISSSESSDGDDSDPDSSNSGDSTFSEDINKMRVEPDVNVKRECEEKVVHVDINIPDALKKKLEDDCFYINKRKKLVMVPCQTNVVHILESYVKHFAINKAFMANERYRRQQNTTQNSSPQPVPPEKSEELCKEMVDGLRITFDFTLPMILLYPCEQAQFKKVSSSRLFLAINESSPCSSNTQRERSPSPLGHNPPTPQSTDSQPALSDTSATTPTAPAPIPKRRRHPDMDCISYQSQSLRRSTRNTSGGDRPAEGSSGGGGSATASPQLKRRLVDTSSQPKFFLNLDRKTPVHSGSSSPLPLTPSKERSGPFYGLESRRNNELNEVLSWKLTPDNYPLNDQPPPPSYLYGAQHLLRLFVKLPEILGKMQIPERNLRALVKHLELFLRELDKKIDVIAISVLSPHISYFALSSFC, encoded by the exons ATGAATTCGCGGGGACTTAAATATCAATTTCACAAAGGAGAAAGAGTCCTGTGCTTTGAACCTGACCCTACCAAGGCTAAAGTGTTGTATGACGCTAAG GTCATTGATGTCTTGATAGGTACAGACGAACATGGAAGAAGAATCCCAAAGTACCTGATTCACTTCAGTGGTTGGAACAGAAG CTGGGATCGTTGGGCTGCAGAGGATCATGTCCTAAGGGACACTGAAGAAAATCGTAAATTGCAACATAAACTGGCTCGCAAAGCTCTAGGTCGCAT GAAGAGAAAGGCATGGGCGAAGAGGCGTCGTCGTCAGTCTGGTACTAAATCTTCTTTGAAGACTCTCCCTAAGGAGGACGACAGTGATGACGCAT GTTTGATTTCGTCTTCAGAGAGCAGTGACGGGGACGATTCTGACCCTGACTCTTCAAATAGTGGGGACAGCACCTTCTCTGAGGACATCAACAAAATG AGGGTTGAGCCAGACGTCAATGTGAAGAGGGAATGTGAGGAGAAGGTCGTCCATGTGGACATCAACATCCCCGATGCTCTGAAGAAGAAACTCGAGGACGACTGCTTTTACATCAACAAGAGGAAGAAG CTGGTGATGGTTCCCTGCCAGACGAATGTCGTGCACATCCTTGAGTCCTACGTCAAGCACTTTGCCATCAACAAAGCGTTCATGGCCAACGAGCGGTACCGGCGTCAACAGAACACCACACAGAACAGCAGTCCACAGCCAGTCCCTCCAGAGAAGAG cgAGGAGTTGTGTAAGGAGATGGTCGATGGCCTGAGGATCACATTTGACTTCACCTTACCCATGATCCTCCTCTACCCCTGTGAACAAGCTCAGTTCAAAAAGgtcagctcctccaggctcttCCTGGCCATCAATGAAAGCTCCCCTTGCTCCAGCAA CACCCAACGAGAGCGCAGCCCAAGCCCGTTGGGGCACAACCCACCAACCCCCCAGTCCACAGACAGCCAACCAGCACTGAGCGACACTTCTGCCACGACGCCTACTGCCCCAGCCCCAATCCCGAAGCGCAGGCGTCACCCTGACATGGACTGTATCTCATACCAGTCCCAGTCACTCAGACGCTCCACCAGGAACACGTCTGGAGGTGACCGGCCAGCTGAAGGAAGCAGTGGAG GTGGAGGCAGTGCCACAGCGTCCCCGCAGCTCAAACGCCGCTTAGTCGACACCTCATCCCAGCCAAAGTTCTTCCTCAACCTGGACAGAA AAACCCCAGTGCACAGTGGCTCGTCTTCCCCGTTGCCCTTGACGCCGAGCAAAGAGCGAAGTGGGCCTTTCTATGGCCTGGAGAGCCGGAGAAACAATGAGCTTAATGAG GTCCTAAGTTGGAAGCTAACTCCTGATAACTATCCTCTGAATGACCAGCCTCCTCCGCCCTCCTACCTGTACGGAGCACAGCACCTCCTGCGGCTTTTTG TGAAGCTTCCTGAGATCCTGGGCAAGATGCAGATCCCTGAGAGGAACCTCCGAGCCCTAGTCAAGCATTTGGAACTCTTTCTCAG
- the LOC123974868 gene encoding male-specific lethal 3 homolog isoform X5 — protein sequence MNSRGLKYQFHKGERVLCFEPDPTKAKVLYDAKVIDVLIGTDEHGRRIPKYLIHFSGWNRSWDRWAAEDHVLRDTEENRKLQHKLARKALGRMKRKAWAKRRRRQSGTKSSLKTLPKEDDSDDACLISSSESSDGDDSDPDSSNSGDSTFSEDINKMRVEPDVNVKRECEEKVVHVDINIPDALKKKLEDDCFYINKRKKLVMVPCQTNVVHILESYVKHFAINKAFMANERYRRQQNTTQNSSPQPVPPEKSEELCKEMVDGLRITFDFTLPMILLYPCEQAQFKKVSSSRLFLAINESSPCSSNTQRERSPSPLGHNPPTPQSTDSQPALSDTSATTPTAPAPIPKRRRHPDMDCISYQSQSLRRSTRNTSGGDRPAEGSSGGGGSATASPQLKRRLVDTSSQPKFFLNLDRKTPVHSGSSSPLPLTPSKERSGPFYGLESRRNNELNEVLSWKLTPDNYPLNDQPPPPSYLYGAQHLLRLFVKLPEILGKMQIPERNLRALVKHLELFLRHLHEFPSDRRKKWRRRRTTTTRL from the exons ATGAATTCGCGGGGACTTAAATATCAATTTCACAAAGGAGAAAGAGTCCTGTGCTTTGAACCTGACCCTACCAAGGCTAAAGTGTTGTATGACGCTAAG GTCATTGATGTCTTGATAGGTACAGACGAACATGGAAGAAGAATCCCAAAGTACCTGATTCACTTCAGTGGTTGGAACAGAAG CTGGGATCGTTGGGCTGCAGAGGATCATGTCCTAAGGGACACTGAAGAAAATCGTAAATTGCAACATAAACTGGCTCGCAAAGCTCTAGGTCGCAT GAAGAGAAAGGCATGGGCGAAGAGGCGTCGTCGTCAGTCTGGTACTAAATCTTCTTTGAAGACTCTCCCTAAGGAGGACGACAGTGATGACGCAT GTTTGATTTCGTCTTCAGAGAGCAGTGACGGGGACGATTCTGACCCTGACTCTTCAAATAGTGGGGACAGCACCTTCTCTGAGGACATCAACAAAATG AGGGTTGAGCCAGACGTCAATGTGAAGAGGGAATGTGAGGAGAAGGTCGTCCATGTGGACATCAACATCCCCGATGCTCTGAAGAAGAAACTCGAGGACGACTGCTTTTACATCAACAAGAGGAAGAAG CTGGTGATGGTTCCCTGCCAGACGAATGTCGTGCACATCCTTGAGTCCTACGTCAAGCACTTTGCCATCAACAAAGCGTTCATGGCCAACGAGCGGTACCGGCGTCAACAGAACACCACACAGAACAGCAGTCCACAGCCAGTCCCTCCAGAGAAGAG cgAGGAGTTGTGTAAGGAGATGGTCGATGGCCTGAGGATCACATTTGACTTCACCTTACCCATGATCCTCCTCTACCCCTGTGAACAAGCTCAGTTCAAAAAGgtcagctcctccaggctcttCCTGGCCATCAATGAAAGCTCCCCTTGCTCCAGCAA CACCCAACGAGAGCGCAGCCCAAGCCCGTTGGGGCACAACCCACCAACCCCCCAGTCCACAGACAGCCAACCAGCACTGAGCGACACTTCTGCCACGACGCCTACTGCCCCAGCCCCAATCCCGAAGCGCAGGCGTCACCCTGACATGGACTGTATCTCATACCAGTCCCAGTCACTCAGACGCTCCACCAGGAACACGTCTGGAGGTGACCGGCCAGCTGAAGGAAGCAGTGGAG GTGGAGGCAGTGCCACAGCGTCCCCGCAGCTCAAACGCCGCTTAGTCGACACCTCATCCCAGCCAAAGTTCTTCCTCAACCTGGACAGAA AAACCCCAGTGCACAGTGGCTCGTCTTCCCCGTTGCCCTTGACGCCGAGCAAAGAGCGAAGTGGGCCTTTCTATGGCCTGGAGAGCCGGAGAAACAATGAGCTTAATGAG GTCCTAAGTTGGAAGCTAACTCCTGATAACTATCCTCTGAATGACCAGCCTCCTCCGCCCTCCTACCTGTACGGAGCACAGCACCTCCTGCGGCTTTTTG TGAAGCTTCCTGAGATCCTGGGCAAGATGCAGATCCCTGAGAGGAACCTCCGAGCCCTAGTCAAGCATTTGGAACTCTTTCTCAG